The Methanomassiliicoccus sp. genomic sequence GGACGTGGCCAAGAGGATCGGCTACGTCGCGCAAAGGGGAGACTCCGGCAGAGTGACGGTCTTCGAATCGGTGCTGCTGGGGCGGAAGCCTCACATCCGCTGGGACATCTCCAAGAAGGACGTGCAGCTGGCCGGAAAGATGATCGACCTGCTGGGCCTCACTCCGATAGCGATGAGCTACGTGCAGGAGATTAGCGGAGGGGAGTTCCAGAAGGTGCAGATAGCCCGAGCGCTGGTACAAGAGCCCAAGGTGCTCCTCCTGGATGAGCCCACCAGCAACCTGGATCTATCCAACCAGTGCCGGATAATGTCCTCGGTCCGGGATATGGTCAAGATGAACGGTATCTCGGCCATCATGACCATGCACGACCTCAACCTGGCCATCCGCTACTCGGACCGTTTCATCCTGCTGCGGGGAGGTCGCATCTATGCCGCCGGAGGCGTGGAGGTCCTCACCCCCGAGGCCATCGAGGATGTTTATGGAATATCGGTGTTCGTGGAGGTCATCCGGGGGCAACCGACGGTCGTCCTTGCCTGAGGAAAAACCCCTAGGGAGCCGAAGACTTCTGGCCTGGCCCCCTAGCATGGCTAGAAGTCAAAAAGGCTCTTCTGCTTTTTTTCGCGGGGCTCGTCCTTGGTGGACCCCCGGCCGACCTCGACCGCCTGGTCCTCCGCCGGCCGCTCGCTCTTGGGGGTGAACTTGGCCGAGCTCACCTGATCTTTCAGGTTCTTGGCCAGGGAGTCTCCGATCTTGGGGATGCGGGCCAGCTTGACGAGGTCGACCTGGCGCAGCTGCTCCACGTTCCTAACGCCGTGGTTGTGCATGGAGCGGGCGCGGGCTCTCCCCACCCCCCTGAGCCGCACGAGGTCGAGGAGGTCCGGTCTCACCCCATACCGGATGCGAATCATGAGCTCGGTGAGGCCGGGGTATGCATCCTTGTTGAAGATGTTCGCCAGCTC encodes the following:
- a CDS encoding ABC transporter ATP-binding protein — its product is MMLDVDGVGFKYRSVPVLDNVTFSAGKAEVVSILGPNGVGKTTLLKCMNGILKAKDGTVLVDEEDLGRMSKLDVAKRIGYVAQRGDSGRVTVFESVLLGRKPHIRWDISKKDVQLAGKMIDLLGLTPIAMSYVQEISGGEFQKVQIARALVQEPKVLLLDEPTSNLDLSNQCRIMSSVRDMVKMNGISAIMTMHDLNLAIRYSDRFILLRGGRIYAAGGVEVLTPEAIEDVYGISVFVEVIRGQPTVVLA